A single region of the Pseudomonas granadensis genome encodes:
- the surA gene encoding peptidylprolyl isomerase SurA, with amino-acid sequence MNVKTKLSDCLRPLMLGALFLGTAANAAVQSIDKVVAIVDNDVVMQSQLDQRVHEVQQTIAKRGGGLPPPGVLDQQVLERLIVENLQLQIGERSGIRITDEELNQAVGTIAQRNNMSIDQFRAALARDGLSYDDARDQIKREMIISRVRQRRVAERIQVSEQEVKNFLASDLGKMQLSEELHLANILIPTPESANSEAIQSAARQAMEVYQQLKQGADFGQMAVAKSGSDNALEGGDMGWRKAAQLPPPFDRELSSMAVGDITQPARTPGGFIILKLLGKRGGEAQMRDEVHVRHILVKPSPIRDEAKTEALVKSLYERITAGEDFATLAKNYSEDPGSALNGGDLNWIDPNALVPEFREVMATTPQGQLSKPFQTQYGWHVLEVLGRRATDSTEQAREQQALTVLRNRKYDEELQTWLRQIRDEAYVEIKLPGADQAAQ; translated from the coding sequence GTGAACGTGAAGACCAAGCTTTCTGATTGTCTGCGCCCGCTGATGCTGGGCGCGCTGTTCCTGGGTACGGCGGCCAACGCCGCCGTGCAGTCCATCGACAAAGTGGTAGCGATCGTCGACAACGACGTGGTCATGCAGAGCCAGCTGGACCAGCGTGTCCACGAAGTGCAGCAGACTATCGCCAAGCGTGGCGGCGGCTTGCCGCCTCCGGGCGTGCTGGATCAACAGGTGCTCGAACGTCTGATCGTCGAAAACCTGCAGCTGCAGATCGGCGAGCGCTCCGGTATCCGCATCACCGACGAAGAGTTGAACCAGGCGGTCGGCACCATTGCCCAGCGTAACAACATGAGCATTGATCAGTTCCGTGCTGCACTGGCTCGCGATGGCCTGTCCTACGACGATGCCCGCGACCAGATCAAACGCGAGATGATCATCAGCCGCGTGCGTCAGCGTCGTGTGGCAGAACGCATTCAGGTCTCCGAGCAGGAAGTGAAGAACTTTCTCGCCTCCGACCTGGGCAAAATGCAACTGTCTGAAGAACTGCACCTGGCCAACATCCTGATTCCGACCCCGGAAAGCGCCAACTCCGAAGCGATTCAGAGCGCCGCGCGTCAGGCCATGGAGGTTTACCAGCAGCTCAAGCAAGGCGCCGACTTCGGCCAGATGGCCGTGGCGAAATCGGGCAGCGACAACGCACTGGAAGGCGGCGACATGGGCTGGCGTAAAGCCGCGCAATTGCCACCGCCGTTCGATCGCGAGCTGAGCAGCATGGCCGTTGGCGACATCACTCAACCTGCACGCACGCCGGGCGGCTTCATCATCCTGAAACTGCTGGGCAAACGTGGCGGCGAAGCGCAGATGCGCGACGAAGTGCATGTTCGTCACATTCTGGTCAAGCCGAGCCCGATTCGCGACGAAGCCAAGACCGAGGCGCTGGTGAAGTCGCTGTATGAGCGCATCACTGCCGGGGAAGATTTCGCTACGCTGGCGAAAAACTACTCCGAAGACCCGGGCTCGGCACTCAACGGCGGCGACCTGAACTGGATCGATCCGAACGCACTGGTACCGGAATTCCGCGAAGTGATGGCCACGACCCCGCAAGGTCAGCTGTCCAAGCCATTCCAGACCCAATACGGCTGGCATGTTCTGGAAGTCCTTGGCCGTCGCGCCACCGACAGCACCGAACAGGCTCGCGAGCAGCAAGCCCTGACCGTCCTGCGTAACCGCAAATACGACGAAGAGCTGCAAACCTGGCTGCGTCAGATCCGTGACGAAGCGTACGTAGAGATCAAACTTCCTGGTGCAGACCAGGCAGCGCAGTGA
- the pdxA gene encoding 4-hydroxythreonine-4-phosphate dehydrogenase PdxA, whose product MKPRRFALTPGEPAGIGPDLCLLLASQAQPHPLIAITSRDLLLERAAQLGLAVDLLDVSPDHWPDAPAPANSLYVWDTPLSAPVVAGQLDKANAAFVLDTLTRAGNGCLSGDFAGMITAPVHKGAINESGIAFSGHTEFLADLTHTAQVVMMLATRGLRVALVTTHLPLREIADAITPERLERVTRILHADLQNKFGIAQPRILVCGLNPHAGEGGHLGREEIDIIEPTLERLRGEGMDLRGPLPADTLFTPKYLEHCDAVLAMYHDQGLPVLKYKGFGAAVNVTLGLPIIRTSVDHGTALDLAGSGKIDTGSLQVALETAYQMAETRL is encoded by the coding sequence GTGAAACCCCGGCGTTTCGCGCTGACACCCGGCGAGCCAGCCGGCATCGGTCCCGACCTGTGCCTGCTGCTCGCCTCGCAAGCCCAGCCACACCCCCTGATCGCCATCACCAGCCGCGACCTGCTCCTCGAGCGGGCCGCGCAGCTGGGACTGGCTGTCGATCTGCTGGATGTCAGCCCTGATCACTGGCCGGACGCTCCGGCGCCCGCCAACAGCCTGTATGTCTGGGACACGCCACTGAGCGCCCCCGTGGTGGCCGGGCAACTGGACAAGGCCAACGCGGCGTTCGTCCTCGACACCCTGACCCGCGCCGGCAACGGCTGCCTGAGCGGCGACTTCGCCGGGATGATTACCGCACCCGTGCACAAGGGCGCGATCAACGAGTCAGGTATCGCGTTCTCCGGGCACACCGAATTTCTCGCTGACCTGACTCACACCGCGCAAGTGGTGATGATGCTCGCCACCCGCGGTTTGCGCGTGGCATTGGTCACCACTCACCTGCCCCTGCGCGAAATTGCCGACGCGATCACACCGGAGCGGCTGGAGCGGGTTACGCGCATCCTGCATGCCGACCTGCAAAACAAATTCGGCATCGCCCAGCCACGGATTCTGGTGTGCGGACTCAACCCGCACGCCGGCGAAGGTGGTCATCTGGGCCGTGAAGAAATCGACATCATCGAACCGACATTGGAACGCCTGCGCGGCGAGGGCATGGACCTCCGTGGCCCGCTGCCTGCCGACACTCTGTTTACCCCCAAGTATCTGGAGCACTGCGACGCAGTGCTGGCGATGTACCACGACCAGGGCCTGCCCGTGCTGAAATACAAAGGCTTCGGCGCAGCCGTCAACGTGACGCTGGGCCTGCCGATCATCCGCACGTCGGTCGATCACGGCACCGCGCTTGATCTGGCCGGCAGCGGCAAGATCGACACTGGCAGCCTGCAAGTCGCCCTGGAAACCGCCTACCAGATGGCCGAGACCCGTTTATGA
- the rsmA gene encoding 16S rRNA (adenine(1518)-N(6)/adenine(1519)-N(6))-dimethyltransferase RsmA yields MTEQYQHKARKRFGQNFLHDAGVIDRILRSIHAKAEDRLLEIGPGQGALTAGLLSSGAQLDVVELDKDLIPILNQQFAGKSNFNLHQGDALKFDFNTLNAAPNSLRVVGNLPYNISTPLIFHLLNNAGIIRDMHFMLQKEVVERLAAGPGGGDWGRLSIMVQYHCRVEHLFNVGPGAFNPPPKVDSAIVRLVPHAVLPHPAKDHRLLERVVREAFNQRRKTLRNTLKQLLSNAEIEAAGVDGSLRPEQLDLAAFVRLADQLAVQVPAAPVAD; encoded by the coding sequence ATGACCGAGCAATACCAACACAAGGCGCGCAAACGCTTTGGCCAGAACTTCCTGCACGATGCCGGCGTTATCGACCGCATCCTGCGCTCCATCCATGCCAAAGCAGAAGACCGTCTGCTGGAAATCGGCCCGGGCCAGGGCGCACTGACCGCCGGCCTGCTGTCCTCCGGCGCGCAACTCGATGTGGTGGAACTGGACAAGGACCTGATCCCGATCCTTAACCAGCAGTTCGCCGGCAAAAGCAATTTCAACCTGCACCAGGGCGATGCACTGAAATTCGACTTCAACACGCTCAACGCTGCGCCAAACAGCCTGCGCGTGGTCGGCAACCTCCCGTACAACATCTCGACGCCGCTGATTTTTCACCTGCTGAATAACGCCGGCATCATTCGCGACATGCACTTCATGCTGCAAAAAGAAGTGGTCGAGCGTCTGGCCGCGGGTCCTGGCGGTGGTGATTGGGGTCGTCTGTCGATCATGGTTCAGTACCACTGCCGCGTCGAACACCTGTTCAACGTCGGCCCGGGCGCGTTCAATCCGCCGCCGAAAGTCGATTCGGCAATCGTTCGCCTGGTGCCGCATGCAGTACTGCCGCACCCGGCCAAGGATCATCGCCTGCTCGAACGCGTGGTGCGCGAGGCGTTCAACCAGCGCCGCAAGACCTTGCGCAACACGCTCAAGCAACTGCTCAGCAATGCCGAAATCGAAGCCGCCGGCGTCGATGGCAGCCTGCGTCCCGAGCAACTGGATCTGGCCGCGTTCGTGCGCCTGGCAGACCAGCTCGCCGTACAAGTTCCGGCCGCCCCTGTCGCCGACTGA